One Lacunisphaera limnophila DNA window includes the following coding sequences:
- a CDS encoding MFS transporter, which produces MKSPRLSLAVLMGAQAQVTFNDCAAKFMLIALAQQLARTEGYDAKPVITLIGWLLVLPYVAFGPICGWLSDRYAKRTVINGALVLQIGVMILMVGALWGQSFTAALTGFVLLSLQTCIMGPAKRGILLEYAGEKRLSRFVGYMEMLNITAILVGTFAGGQLFSHWLQAGDDIWTAGLKVTFLLTGLSVLAWAGFQLAAPSRAQSTEPFHARLWVRHFTDVAEVWRERPLWRATMGICFFYGIGGYFMQLVPQIAYEMEAGGVRTGAVASTMMLMVGVGTMVGHLLAGLLSRRGVELGLAPLGGALLLAMLFAMGFVPFDSRAFTGLLIGAGFSTGLFVVPLYAFIQQKAGDHRRGRILAGVALLDSLAGLVAGGIYLLLAGDVTLALAPQTQFFLMALLTLGMLLYGVWHIPHHTVCTVMRLIGPLFYRVKSIGWENIPSGGALMICNHLSYVDAVVLQIASPRPIRFIAFAGFVKSPFMRFVFRAAGVIPVTANKPMKGIRLAVEAIQQGELVCVFPEGAISRTGQLMILKRGFGLIAESARAPVVPAAIDGLWGSIYSFAGNKYLWKSPRLKPTPVCVMFGPPIPPEKVDMGTARRALLDLGEQAFQERPVLRRHLAREAIRALAKHPRHIAIVDRTADRKEVSAGQLVAVAAVLARRLRATAPGQRIGIVLPPGAGAAIANLAVACAGKVPVNLNFTAGKAAVEASLRLGEITTVITADAMRAKVPNFPFPEHTVDLKQEIAAAGGKKAILPWLLAVNLLPNQWVAGLLGLPRTGDHAEAALLFTSGSSGEPKGVVLTHRNILSNCAQISSLSILPETATMLGCLPIFHSFGFTVTLWYPILRGCRVVTVPSPLDTKKIVDAIQQEKATVMVGAPTFIRPFLKKATKAELQSLNLVVTGAEKLPMDLYDAFLAQFGIEILQGYGLTETTPAASINQYHPPITTSTAEHQEGKRLGAVGRLLPGSTARITDPDTGEDLPLNSTGMLWLKGPHVFPGYLKDPEKTAAAIKDRWFITGDLGRIDDDGFLFIEGRLSRFSKIGGEMVPHGTIEQRLVTAFDWDQSEGPTAVVTGIPDATKGEALVLLTTRDVLMADIRTKLLEAGFPNLWVPKLIVRVDAIPVLGTGKTDLKGCRTVAIERAAAQAES; this is translated from the coding sequence ATGAAGTCCCCCCGTCTTTCCCTGGCCGTGCTCATGGGCGCGCAGGCTCAGGTCACCTTCAACGATTGTGCGGCGAAGTTCATGCTGATCGCCCTGGCCCAGCAGCTGGCGCGGACCGAGGGCTACGATGCCAAGCCGGTCATCACCCTGATCGGTTGGCTGCTGGTGCTGCCGTATGTTGCATTCGGGCCGATTTGCGGCTGGTTGTCGGACCGTTATGCCAAGCGCACCGTAATCAACGGCGCCCTGGTGCTCCAGATTGGGGTCATGATCCTGATGGTGGGCGCGCTGTGGGGGCAGTCCTTTACCGCCGCACTGACCGGGTTTGTCCTCCTGTCCCTGCAGACCTGCATCATGGGGCCGGCCAAGCGCGGCATCCTCCTGGAATACGCCGGGGAGAAGCGCCTGTCCCGTTTTGTCGGCTACATGGAGATGCTCAACATCACGGCGATCCTGGTGGGCACCTTCGCCGGCGGCCAGCTGTTCTCGCACTGGCTGCAGGCTGGCGACGATATCTGGACGGCGGGCCTCAAGGTCACGTTCCTGCTGACCGGCCTCTCGGTCCTGGCCTGGGCGGGTTTCCAGCTGGCGGCACCCTCCCGCGCGCAGTCGACCGAACCTTTCCACGCCCGCCTCTGGGTCCGGCATTTCACGGACGTGGCCGAGGTCTGGCGCGAGCGCCCCCTGTGGCGGGCGACGATGGGCATCTGCTTTTTCTACGGCATCGGCGGTTACTTTATGCAGCTGGTCCCGCAGATCGCCTATGAGATGGAGGCGGGCGGGGTGCGCACCGGCGCCGTGGCCAGCACGATGATGCTGATGGTCGGCGTCGGCACGATGGTCGGCCACCTGCTCGCCGGTCTGCTCTCGCGGCGCGGGGTGGAACTCGGGCTGGCTCCGCTGGGTGGTGCCCTGCTCCTCGCCATGCTTTTTGCCATGGGCTTTGTGCCCTTCGACAGCCGGGCCTTCACCGGGCTTCTCATCGGCGCGGGATTCTCCACCGGCCTTTTCGTGGTGCCGCTCTACGCCTTCATCCAGCAGAAAGCCGGTGACCACCGCCGCGGGCGCATTTTGGCCGGGGTCGCCTTGCTCGACAGCCTCGCCGGGCTGGTCGCGGGGGGAATCTATCTCCTCTTGGCGGGTGACGTCACCCTCGCGCTGGCGCCGCAGACGCAGTTTTTCCTCATGGCGCTCCTGACTCTGGGAATGCTCCTCTACGGCGTCTGGCACATCCCGCACCACACCGTGTGCACGGTGATGCGTCTGATTGGGCCGCTCTTTTACCGGGTGAAATCCATCGGCTGGGAAAACATTCCCTCCGGCGGCGCGTTGATGATCTGCAACCATCTTTCCTATGTGGATGCCGTCGTGCTGCAGATTGCCTCTCCGCGGCCAATCCGGTTCATCGCGTTCGCAGGCTTCGTGAAGAGCCCGTTCATGCGGTTCGTCTTCCGGGCGGCGGGGGTCATCCCCGTGACCGCCAACAAGCCGATGAAGGGCATCCGCCTCGCGGTGGAGGCCATCCAGCAGGGTGAGCTGGTTTGCGTCTTCCCTGAGGGAGCGATCTCGCGCACAGGGCAGCTCATGATCCTTAAGCGCGGCTTCGGCCTGATCGCCGAGTCGGCCCGCGCCCCCGTCGTGCCCGCCGCCATCGACGGCCTCTGGGGCTCGATCTATTCCTTCGCCGGCAACAAGTATCTCTGGAAGTCGCCGCGGCTGAAGCCGACACCGGTCTGCGTGATGTTCGGCCCGCCGATTCCCCCCGAAAAGGTGGACATGGGGACCGCGCGCCGGGCCCTGCTCGACCTGGGCGAACAAGCCTTCCAGGAGCGCCCGGTGCTCCGGCGCCACCTTGCCCGCGAGGCGATCCGCGCCCTGGCCAAGCACCCCCGACACATCGCCATCGTGGATCGCACCGCCGACCGCAAGGAAGTCTCGGCCGGCCAGTTGGTGGCCGTGGCCGCCGTCCTTGCCCGCCGCCTCCGCGCCACCGCTCCCGGCCAGCGCATCGGCATCGTGCTGCCCCCCGGGGCCGGGGCCGCGATCGCCAACCTCGCCGTCGCCTGCGCGGGGAAGGTCCCGGTCAACCTCAACTTCACCGCCGGCAAGGCCGCCGTGGAGGCGTCCCTGCGTCTCGGCGAGATCACCACCGTGATCACGGCGGACGCCATGCGGGCCAAGGTGCCCAATTTCCCGTTCCCGGAGCACACCGTGGACCTCAAGCAGGAGATCGCGGCCGCCGGCGGCAAGAAGGCGATCCTGCCCTGGCTGCTCGCCGTCAACCTGCTGCCCAACCAGTGGGTGGCGGGCCTGCTCGGCCTGCCCCGCACCGGCGACCACGCGGAGGCGGCCCTGCTGTTCACCAGCGGCAGCTCGGGCGAGCCCAAGGGGGTCGTGCTCACCCATCGGAACATCCTCTCCAACTGCGCGCAGATCTCCTCGCTCTCCATCCTGCCCGAGACGGCCACCATGCTGGGCTGTCTGCCGATCTTCCATTCCTTCGGTTTCACCGTGACCCTGTGGTACCCGATCCTGCGCGGCTGCCGGGTGGTCACGGTGCCCAGCCCGCTGGACACCAAGAAAATCGTCGATGCCATCCAGCAGGAGAAAGCCACCGTCATGGTGGGCGCCCCGACCTTCATCCGGCCCTTCCTCAAGAAGGCGACCAAGGCGGAATTGCAAAGCCTCAACCTGGTGGTCACCGGGGCGGAGAAGCTGCCCATGGACCTCTACGATGCCTTTCTCGCCCAGTTTGGGATCGAGATTCTGCAGGGCTACGGCCTGACCGAGACGACTCCCGCCGCCAGCATCAACCAGTACCACCCGCCCATCACGACTTCGACGGCCGAACACCAGGAGGGGAAGCGCCTCGGCGCCGTCGGCCGCCTGCTGCCGGGCTCGACGGCCCGGATCACCGACCCGGACACCGGCGAGGATCTGCCGTTGAACAGCACCGGTATGCTCTGGCTCAAGGGCCCGCACGTCTTCCCCGGCTACCTCAAGGATCCGGAAAAAACCGCCGCCGCGATCAAGGACCGGTGGTTCATCACGGGAGATCTCGGGCGGATCGATGATGACGGCTTCCTTTTCATCGAGGGCCGCTTGTCGCGTTTCTCCAAGATCGGTGGCGAGATGGTGCCGCACGGCACGATCGAGCAGCGCCTGGTCACCGCCTTCGACTGGGACCAGAGCGAGGGGCCGACGGCCGTCGTCACGGGCATCCCCGACGCCACCAAGGGCGAGGCGCTGGTGCTGCTCACCACCCGGGACGTGCTGATGGCCGACATCCGCACGAAACTGCTGGAGGCCGGTTTTCCCAATCTCTGGGTGCCCAAGCTGATCGTGCGGGTCGATGCGATCCCCGTGCTCGGCACCGGCAAGACCGACCTGAAGGGGTGTCGCACGGTGGCCATCGAGCGGGCCGCCGCGCAGGCGGAGAGTTGA
- a CDS encoding AAA family ATPase — protein MIAAVQFRNFKALRSTGVKLAPFNLVLGPNGSGKTSLIQALLRLRSLAGLAPATEPPAGGGGPRIDFAFAAPFQDIGVSLGCSPDELVCNVLSVSRPPGPAGEALWEELRLRLRTIRAYLFDHYAMAVPAKPADAPELASNGGNLAAVLAHWQEHEPAAYAALGAEFCRLMPEFAGLVLRPGPGGTVELCARLQANGHECITAADFSQGTLYQLAILVLAFAPAPPAVVCLEEADRGMHPRSFRELRDTLYRLSYPRDEGMDRAPVQVITTTHSPYLLDQFREHPEEVILASKQGTAATFERLSDRADILELMKEAHLGDLWYSGILGGVPGE, from the coding sequence ATGATCGCCGCCGTCCAATTTCGGAATTTTAAGGCCCTGCGCTCGACGGGGGTGAAGCTTGCGCCGTTCAACCTCGTGCTCGGGCCCAACGGCAGCGGCAAGACCAGCCTGATCCAGGCGCTATTGCGGCTGCGCTCGCTGGCAGGACTGGCCCCGGCCACGGAGCCACCGGCCGGCGGCGGCGGACCGCGCATTGATTTCGCCTTTGCCGCTCCCTTCCAGGACATCGGGGTCTCGTTGGGCTGTTCACCGGACGAGCTGGTCTGCAACGTCCTGTCGGTGAGCCGACCCCCGGGGCCCGCCGGGGAGGCGCTCTGGGAGGAGCTGCGGCTGCGGCTCCGCACCATCCGGGCCTACCTCTTCGACCACTATGCCATGGCCGTGCCCGCGAAACCGGCCGACGCGCCTGAGCTGGCCTCCAACGGCGGCAACCTCGCTGCCGTGCTGGCCCACTGGCAGGAACACGAGCCGGCCGCCTACGCGGCGCTGGGGGCGGAATTTTGCCGGCTGATGCCGGAGTTTGCCGGACTGGTGCTGCGGCCCGGCCCCGGCGGCACCGTGGAGTTGTGCGCCCGCCTGCAAGCCAACGGCCACGAGTGCATCACGGCCGCGGATTTCTCGCAGGGGACGCTCTACCAGCTGGCCATCCTCGTTCTGGCCTTTGCGCCGGCGCCACCCGCCGTGGTCTGCCTGGAGGAGGCCGACCGTGGCATGCATCCGCGCTCATTCCGCGAGCTGCGCGACACGCTCTACCGGCTCAGCTACCCGCGGGACGAGGGCATGGACCGCGCCCCCGTGCAGGTCATCACGACGACGCACTCGCCGTACCTGCTGGATCAGTTCCGGGAACACCCGGAAGAGGTGATCCTTGCCAGCAAGCAGGGGACCGCGGCGACCTTTGAGCGACTTTCCGACCGGGCCGATATCCTGGAGCTGATGAAGGAGGCGCACCTCGGCGACCTCTGGTACAGCGGCATCCTCGGCGGCGTGCCGGGCGAGTGA
- a CDS encoding sugar efflux transporter, producing MKALLAPWRRLLGHREFGIMALSNLVLGMAYSFVAPFYSMFGTLEVGMTNWVFGVFMTVTSLSGIVITTFLSRWSDTRISRRAILLLACVCGVAGYAGYAYVRDVIWLTVIGSLALGVSSITFAQLFAYQREFLTRHGVPDAEAPLYMNIFRLLFSLAWTIGPAIAAWVMIKYSYEGIFLTCAAMFGLLFVIVWRYIPARPPTAAAMANKVPLSQVLRRPYLLCYFAAFVLVFICVTMGMMNLPLLILQTLGGTAEQVGIAFSVAPVFELPLMFWFGLLASRSHPGRLIRIGMIIAVAYYALLFFVTQPWHIYPLQILSAAMIAVVSGIAITFFQSYIPDQPGTATNLYTTANRIGSTIGYLSFGSLAGSFGYRAIFLVCAVLCSAAFLLLWLSREKHEQAVAPA from the coding sequence ATGAAAGCCCTCCTCGCCCCCTGGCGGCGGCTGCTTGGCCATCGGGAATTCGGGATCATGGCCCTGAGCAACCTCGTGCTCGGCATGGCTTATTCGTTCGTGGCGCCGTTCTACTCGATGTTCGGCACGCTCGAGGTCGGCATGACCAACTGGGTGTTCGGGGTGTTCATGACCGTCACGTCCCTCAGTGGCATCGTGATCACGACCTTTCTCTCCCGCTGGTCCGACACCCGCATCAGCCGCCGGGCCATCTTGCTTCTCGCGTGCGTCTGCGGCGTCGCCGGTTACGCGGGCTACGCCTACGTGCGGGACGTGATCTGGCTCACGGTCATCGGCTCGCTGGCGTTGGGCGTGTCGTCGATCACCTTCGCGCAACTGTTCGCCTACCAGCGGGAGTTCCTCACCCGGCACGGCGTGCCCGACGCGGAGGCCCCGCTGTACATGAACATCTTCCGCCTGCTGTTCTCGCTGGCGTGGACCATCGGCCCGGCCATCGCGGCCTGGGTGATGATCAAGTATTCCTACGAGGGCATCTTCCTGACCTGCGCGGCCATGTTCGGTCTCCTGTTTGTCATCGTGTGGCGCTACATCCCCGCCCGGCCGCCCACGGCGGCGGCGATGGCCAACAAGGTGCCGCTGAGCCAGGTCCTGCGGCGGCCCTATCTGCTGTGCTACTTTGCGGCCTTCGTCCTGGTGTTCATCTGCGTGACCATGGGCATGATGAACCTGCCGCTGCTCATCCTCCAGACGCTGGGCGGTACCGCGGAACAGGTGGGCATCGCCTTCAGCGTGGCGCCGGTCTTCGAGCTGCCGCTGATGTTCTGGTTCGGCCTGCTCGCCTCCCGCAGCCATCCCGGCCGCCTGATCCGGATCGGCATGATCATTGCGGTCGCCTACTACGCGCTGCTGTTCTTCGTGACCCAGCCCTGGCATATCTACCCGCTGCAAATCCTCAGCGCGGCGATGATCGCGGTGGTCTCCGGCATCGCGATCACGTTTTTCCAAAGCTACATCCCGGACCAGCCGGGCACCGCCACGAACCTCTATACGACGGCCAACCGCATCGGCTCGACGATCGGTTACCTCTCGTTCGGCTCGCTGGCCGGCAGCTTCGGCTACCGCGCCATCTTCCTGGTCTGCGCCGTGCTGTGCTCCGCCGCCTTCCTGCTGCTCTGGCTCTCGCGCGAAAAGCACGAGCAGGCGGTGGCGCCGGCCTGA
- a CDS encoding Ldh family oxidoreductase: MPDTYFIVPESQHNALIQAAYQHRGFQADEAAEGARFCAEASRHGIRTHNGIKALHLDHLFGSGSKGCVPGAQIEEKPSRFAAAKIWNANKKLGQSTAYRAMAEAIRLADQYGVGTVSVDNAFHYLWGGGYVMDAARKGYIAYTNCTAALAEVVPFGGKFPTLGTNPHSWGFPTTEAVGYPIVIDWATSVVAMGRVQQLAREGKSLPPDAAVDENGVVTTDPKKAKFLIPFGAHKGYGLSLINEIVGGFIGGSLPTIRNRWDRAEGDKGTCCFFFQVIHPDAISGGAFAKGRNQAQNVKAVIADVLGHGNEKCMLPGQLEAGWAKHTATAGGLLFTQAELDAFNELATEAGQPRWESASFKTHTV, translated from the coding sequence ATGCCCGACACCTACTTCATCGTCCCCGAGTCCCAGCACAACGCGCTCATCCAGGCCGCCTACCAGCACCGCGGCTTCCAGGCCGACGAGGCCGCCGAGGGCGCCCGCTTCTGCGCCGAAGCCTCGCGCCACGGCATCCGCACCCACAACGGCATCAAGGCCCTCCATCTCGACCACCTCTTCGGCTCCGGCTCGAAGGGCTGCGTGCCCGGCGCCCAGATCGAGGAAAAACCCTCCCGCTTCGCCGCCGCGAAGATCTGGAACGCCAACAAAAAACTCGGTCAGTCCACCGCCTATCGCGCCATGGCCGAGGCCATCCGCCTCGCCGATCAGTACGGCGTGGGCACCGTCTCGGTAGACAACGCCTTCCACTACCTCTGGGGCGGCGGTTACGTCATGGACGCCGCGCGCAAGGGCTACATCGCCTACACGAATTGCACCGCGGCGCTCGCCGAGGTCGTCCCGTTCGGCGGCAAGTTCCCCACCCTGGGCACCAATCCGCACTCCTGGGGCTTCCCCACCACCGAGGCCGTGGGTTACCCGATCGTGATCGACTGGGCCACGTCCGTGGTCGCCATGGGTCGCGTCCAGCAGCTCGCCCGCGAGGGGAAATCGCTCCCGCCCGATGCCGCGGTCGACGAGAACGGCGTGGTCACCACCGACCCGAAGAAGGCCAAGTTCCTCATCCCCTTCGGCGCCCACAAGGGCTACGGCCTCTCGCTGATCAATGAGATCGTCGGCGGCTTCATCGGCGGCTCCCTGCCCACGATCCGCAACCGCTGGGACCGGGCCGAGGGCGACAAGGGCACGTGCTGCTTCTTCTTCCAGGTGATCCACCCCGATGCCATCAGCGGCGGCGCCTTCGCCAAGGGCCGCAACCAGGCCCAGAACGTCAAGGCGGTCATCGCCGACGTCCTCGGCCACGGCAACGAGAAGTGCATGCTCCCCGGCCAGCTCGAAGCCGGCTGGGCGAAACACACCGCCACCGCCGGCGGCCTGCTCTTCACCCAGGCCGAACTCGACGCCTTCAACGAACTGGCCACCGAGGCCGGGCAGCCGCGTTGGGAGAGCGCCAGCTTCAAGACCCACACGGTCTGA
- a CDS encoding ABC transporter ATP-binding protein: MPDPAKPMIEFRGVTKRFGAFTAVRDVSLTVNTGEFLTLLGPSGCGKTTLLRLLAGFETPDEGLVLLDGEDVSHVPPYRRSVNQVFQSYALFPHMTVKENVGFGLRMQNIPAPEAEARIKEALATVSLAEQADKLPHQMSGGQRQRVALARAIVCRPKVLLLDEPLSALDAKLRHGMQLELKRLQRKLGLTFVFVTHDQEEALTMSDRIAIINHGRIEQLGNATEIYHRPRTPFAADFIGQANLLSAEIILRNGSKATVRLDTGLELVVACTDLPVGATKALVSIRPEKIHIGRTPAIAENVFQAKIEEEIFQGATDQLRLITDQGTRFHALVANESATQEAYHEGDRVYCSLHLDDLVIVQTE; the protein is encoded by the coding sequence ATGCCCGACCCAGCCAAGCCCATGATCGAGTTTCGCGGTGTCACCAAACGCTTCGGCGCCTTCACGGCGGTCCGGGACGTCAGCCTGACGGTCAATACCGGCGAGTTTCTCACCCTGCTTGGGCCCTCCGGCTGCGGCAAGACGACGCTCCTCCGCCTGCTGGCGGGTTTCGAGACCCCCGACGAGGGCCTGGTGCTCCTCGACGGCGAGGATGTCTCCCATGTGCCCCCGTACCGGCGCAGCGTGAACCAGGTCTTCCAGAGCTACGCCCTCTTCCCGCACATGACGGTGAAGGAGAACGTGGGCTTCGGCCTGCGCATGCAGAACATCCCCGCACCCGAGGCCGAGGCCCGGATCAAGGAGGCGCTGGCGACGGTCTCGCTCGCCGAGCAGGCCGACAAGCTTCCGCACCAGATGTCGGGTGGCCAGCGGCAGCGCGTGGCCCTGGCCCGCGCCATTGTCTGCCGGCCCAAGGTCCTGCTCCTCGACGAGCCGCTCTCCGCCCTGGATGCGAAGCTCCGCCACGGCATGCAGCTCGAGTTGAAGCGCCTCCAGCGCAAGCTCGGCCTCACCTTCGTCTTCGTCACCCACGACCAGGAGGAGGCGCTCACGATGTCGGACCGCATCGCCATCATCAACCACGGCCGGATCGAGCAGCTGGGCAACGCCACCGAGATCTACCACCGCCCCCGCACGCCCTTCGCCGCCGACTTCATCGGCCAGGCGAACCTGCTCAGCGCCGAGATCATCCTGCGTAACGGCAGCAAGGCCACCGTGCGCCTCGACACCGGCTTGGAACTGGTCGTGGCCTGCACCGACCTGCCCGTCGGCGCCACCAAGGCGCTGGTGTCGATCCGTCCCGAGAAGATCCACATCGGCCGTACGCCCGCCATCGCGGAAAATGTCTTCCAGGCCAAGATCGAGGAGGAGATCTTCCAGGGCGCGACCGACCAGCTGCGCCTCATCACCGACCAGGGCACCCGCTTCCACGCGCTCGTTGCCAACGAGAGCGCCACCCAGGAAGCCTACCACGAGGGCGACCGGGTTTATTGCAGCCTGCACCTCGACGACCTGGTGATCGTGCAAACGGAGTAG